In the genome of Streptomyces lydicus, the window ACAGCCAGTCGATCCGCCCGGTACCCCACAGGTCGGCGGCGCGCAGGCCGAAGCCGACCAGCACCGCCGCGTCGCACAGGTAGGCGCCGACCCGGTCCAGGTACACCCCGCCCAGCGAGAACTGCTTCTTCCAGCGGGCGACCTCGCCGTCGACACAGTCGAGCAGCAGGTAGAGCTGGACCATCAGCACGCCGAGCAGGGCCCCCGGAATCCCCGGCACCAGCAGGGCGGGTGCGGCGAGGACGCCGGCCACGGTCATCACGTAGGTCAGCTGGTTGGGGGTGATCCGCGTGTTCACCAGGTGGCGGTCGATGCGCAGCGAGAGCTCGCGCATGTAGAGCCGGCCGGCCCAGTGCTCGCCGCTCCGCCGGTCCTTCACCCCCGGGGGGTGAACGACCGGCCGGAGCTCAGCTACCGATGGCTTGTGCATAGTCGGCGTAGGCGTCCCTGATCTGGTCGGTGGACAGGTCGAGGTGTTCGAGGATGGTGTAGCGCCCGGGGCGGGTCTTGGGTGCGTACTCGACGGCCTCGACGAATTCCTCGTCCGCGAAGCCGATCTCGCCCGGCGTGACCGGCAGGCCGTGCCGGCGCAGCACCTCGACCATCAGGTCACGGGTCTCCTTGTCCCCGCGCAGATGCGTGGCGAAGGCGGCGGCGAGGCCGCACTGCTCGCCGTGGCTCGCGGCGCGCTTGGGGTAGAGGATGTCGAGCGCGTGGTTGATCTCGTGGCAGGCGCCGGACGCCGGACGGCTGTCACCGGCTACCGACATCGAGATACCGGTCAGGACCAGGCCCTCGGCCAGCACCTGGAGGAAGGCGTCGTCGCCGACCCCGCCGGGGTGCCGGAGCACGGCCTCGCCGGCCTGGCGCGCCATGGCGGCGGCCAGTCCGTCGATCGCCTCGCCGGTCTCGCGGTGCGAGAGCTCCCAGTCCGCGACCGCGGAGATGTTGGAGATCGCGTCACCGATGCCGGAGCGGACGAACCGGACCGGGGCCTCACGGATGATGTCGAGGTCGATCACCACGGCGATCGGGTTCGGCACACCGTAGGAGCCGCGGCCCGCGTCGTTGTCGAGGGTGGCGACCGGCGAGCACAGGCCGTCGTGCGACAGGTTCGTCGCCACGGCGACCAGGGGCAGGCCGATGCGCGCCGCGGCGAACTTGGCACAGTCGATGATCTTGCCGCCGCCGAGGCCCACGACCGCGTCGTAGTGCCCCTTCTTCATGGCGTCGGCGAGCTTGATCGCTTCGTCCAGGGTGCCGCCGCCGACCTCGTACCACTCGGCGCCCGGCAGCTGGGGGGACAGCCGCTCACGCAGCCGTGCCCCCGAGCCGCCGCTGATCGCAATGGCGAGCTTGCCCGACGCGGAGATGCGCTGATCGGCCAGCAGGCCCGCCAGGTCGTCCAGGGCGCCGGCGTTGATGTCGACGACGACCGGGGACGGAATGAGGCGGGTCAGTACTGGCATGCGATGTCACGGCCCTTCGCCAGGTCGTCGTGGTTGTCGATCTCGACCCACTTGACGTCGCCGATCGGCGCCACGTCCACCTTGAAGCCGCGGTTGACCAGCTCCTGGTAGCCGTCCTCGTAGTAGAGGTCGGGGTCCCGCTCGAAGGTGGTCTTCAGGGCGTCGGCCAGCTCGTCGGCGGCCTCGCCCTCGATGAGGGTGACGCCGATGTACTCGCCGGTCGCCTCGGCCGGGTCCATCAGCTTCGTGATCTTCTGGACGCCCTTGGCGGGGTCCACGACGACCTTCATCTCTTCGTCGGCGAGCTGCTTGACGGTGTCCAGCGCGAGGATGATCTTCTGGCCGTTGCCGCGGGCGGCGAGCAGGGTCTTCTCGACGGAGACCGGGTGCACGGTGTCGCCGTTGGCGAGGATCACGGTGTGCTTGATCGAGTCACGGCCGCACCACAGGGAGTAGGCGTTGTTCCACTCCTCGGCCTTGTCGTTGTCGATGAGGGTGAGCTTGAGGCCGTACTTCTGCTCCAGGGCCTCCTTGCGCTCGTAGACGGCTTCCTTGCGGTAG includes:
- a CDS encoding sugar phosphate nucleotidyltransferase: MIGLVLAAGAGRRLRPYTDTLPKALVPVDGDTTILDLTLGNFAEIGLTEVAIIVGYRKEAVYERKEALEQKYGLKLTLIDNDKAEEWNNAYSLWCGRDSIKHTVILANGDTVHPVSVEKTLLAARGNGQKIILALDTVKQLADEEMKVVVDPAKGVQKITKLMDPAEATGEYIGVTLIEGEAADELADALKTTFERDPDLYYEDGYQELVNRGFKVDVAPIGDVKWVEIDNHDDLAKGRDIACQY
- a CDS encoding iron-containing alcohol dehydrogenase family protein produces the protein MPVLTRLIPSPVVVDINAGALDDLAGLLADQRISASGKLAIAISGGSGARLRERLSPQLPGAEWYEVGGGTLDEAIKLADAMKKGHYDAVVGLGGGKIIDCAKFAAARIGLPLVAVATNLSHDGLCSPVATLDNDAGRGSYGVPNPIAVVIDLDIIREAPVRFVRSGIGDAISNISAVADWELSHRETGEAIDGLAAAMARQAGEAVLRHPGGVGDDAFLQVLAEGLVLTGISMSVAGDSRPASGACHEINHALDILYPKRAASHGEQCGLAAAFATHLRGDKETRDLMVEVLRRHGLPVTPGEIGFADEEFVEAVEYAPKTRPGRYTILEHLDLSTDQIRDAYADYAQAIGS
- a CDS encoding CDP-alcohol phosphatidyltransferase family protein → MHKPSVAELRPVVHPPGVKDRRSGEHWAGRLYMRELSLRIDRHLVNTRITPNQLTYVMTVAGVLAAPALLVPGIPGALLGVLMVQLYLLLDCVDGEVARWKKQFSLGGVYLDRVGAYLCDAAVLVGFGLRAADLWGTGRIDWLWAFLGTLAALGAILIKAETDLVGVARHQGGLPPVKETASEPRSSGMALARKAAAALKFHRLVLGVEASLLILVLAVLDTVRGDLFFSRLGVAVLAGIALLQTLLHLVSILASSRLK